A genomic window from Salvia miltiorrhiza cultivar Shanhuang (shh) chromosome 5, IMPLAD_Smil_shh, whole genome shotgun sequence includes:
- the LOC131024240 gene encoding phytochrome B-like — protein MSTSGSKDIYANQSSAAQSSAAEQRHHHRSSTNNNSSTNRGGHSVSRAVAQYTVDARLHAVFEQSEKSFDYSQSVRTGNQSVSEQQITAYFSKIQRGGHIQPFGCMIAVDERSFCVIAYSENACEMLALTPQSVPSLEKLETLTIGTDVRSLFTPSSSILLERAFGAREITLLNPVWVHSKNSGKPFYAILHRIDVGIVIDLEPARKEDPALSIAGAVQSQKLAVRVISHLQSLPGGDIKLLCDTVVECLRELTGFDRVMVYKFHEDEHGEVVAESKRHDLDPYLGLHYPSTDIPQASRFLFKQNRVRLIVDCTARPITVIQDEALMQPLCLVGSTLRAPHGCHAQYMAFMGSVASLTLAVIINGNDEDGVGGRNSMRLWGLVVGHHSSARYVPFPLRYACEFLMQAFGLQLNMELQLASQLSEKHVLRTQTLLCDMLLRDSPSGIVTQSPSIMDLVKCDGAALYYQGKYYPLGVTPTEVQMKDILQWLLVSHEGSTGLSTDSLADAGYPGAASLGNAVCGMAVAYITSRDFLFWFRSHTAKEMKWGGAKHHPKDKDDGMRMHPRSSFNAFLEVVKSRSLPWENAEMDAIHSLQLILRESFQDSDGSNSKAVVATQGGDLELQGIDELSSVAREMGRLIETARAPIFAVDSEGRINGWNAKVAELTGLSVEEAMGKSLVHDLVHKESEEMADKLLFHALIGEEEQNVELKLRTFGTETSKKAIFLVVNACSSKDYTNNIVGVCFVGQDVTGQKFVMDKFINIQGDYKAIIHNPSTLIPPIFASDENTSCYEWNTAMQKLTGWSREDIIGKMLVGEIFGNCCQLKGSDALTKFMIVLHNALGGQDTDKFPFSFFDRSGKYVQALLTANKRVNTEGHIVGTFCFLQIASPELQQAIRVQRQKEKNCVLKMKELTYICQEIRNPLSGIRFANSVLESTNLTEDQKQFLETSAACERQLLKIMKDVELERIEDGSMELENSEFLLGSVIDAVVSQAMFLLRERGMQLIHDIPEEVKTLGVYGDQFRIQQILADFLLNMVRYAPTSKGWIEMQLSPNLKQISESMTTVHIEFRITCPGEGLPPELVQDMFQNGRWATQEGLGLSMCKKLLKLMNGEVQYIRESEKSFFLIVLDLPMSSRDLMSID, from the exons ATGTCTACTTCAGGAAGCAAGGATATTTATGCAAATCAGAGTTCCGCAGCTCAATCCTCAGCTGCAGAGCAGCGCCATCACCACCGCAGCAGCACTAACAACAATTCCAGCACGAACAGGGGCGGCCATTCAGTGAGCAGGGCTGTAGCGCAGTACACCGTGGATGCGAGACTCCACGCGGTATTCGAGCAGTCTGAGAAATCGTTTGATTATTCACAGAGCGTTAGAACCGGTAATCAATCCGTCTCCGAGCAGCAGATCACCGCTTATTTCTCGAAAATACAGCGCGGAGGCCACATTCAGCCCTTTGGTTGTATGATTGCTGTCGATGAGCGGAGTTTCTGCGTCATAGCTTACTCGGAGAATGCCTGTGAAATGCTGGCCTTGACGCCTCAGTCAGTCCCAAGTCTTGAAAAGCTGGAAACTTTGACAATCGGCACTGATGTTAGGAGCCTTTTCACCCCCTCCAGCTCGATTTTGCTCGAGAGGGCGTTTGGGGCGCGGGAAATCACGTTGTTGAATCCAGTTTGGGTTCATTCCAAGAATTCTGGGAAGCCCTTTTATGCTATTTTGCATAGGATAGATGTAGGGATAGTGATAGATTTAGAGCCTGCTAGGAAGGAGGACCCTGCTCTTTCCATAGCTGGAGCTGTACAGTCTCAGAAGCTTGCTGTGAGGGTCATTTCCCATTTGCAGTCACTCCCCGGTGGGGACATTAAGCTTTTGTGTGATACAGTTGTTGAGTGTTTGAGAGAGCTAACAGGATTTGATCGAGTTATGGTTTATAAGTTTCATGAGGATGAGCATGGTGAGGTTGTGGCAGAGAGTAAGAGACATGATTTGGATCCATACCTAGGATTGCATTATCCTTCCACGGATATTCCCCAGGCTTCAAGGTTTCTTTTTAAGCAGAATAGAGTCCGGTTGATCGTGGACTGTACAGCTAGACCCATCACGGTTATTCAGGATGAAGCACTGATGCAGCCTTTGTGTTTGGTAGGTTCTACACTGAGGGCTCCTCATGGTTGCCATGCCCAGTACATGGCATTTATGGGGTCAGTTGCTTCTTTAACTTTGGCTGTTATTATCAATGGAAATGATGAAGATGGTGTTGGAGGAAGAAACTCAATGAGGCTATGGGGATTGGTTGTTGGTCACCACTCTTCTGCTCGTTATGTTCCATTCCCTCTTCGTTATGCTTGTGAATTCCTGATGCAGGCGTTTGGACTTCAACTGAATATGGAGTTACAGTTGGCGTCACAGTTGTCTGAGAAGCATGTTTTAAGGACACAGACTCTATTGTGCGATATGTTACTTCGAGATTCACCTAGTGGGATTGTTACACAGAGCCCTAGCATTATGGACCTCGTGAAATGTGATGGTGCTGCTCTATACTACCAAGGGAAGTATTATCCTCTGGGCGTCACACCTACTGAGGTGCAGATGAAGGATATTCTGCAATGGTTGCTGGTGTCTCATGAAGGTTCGACAGGTTTGAGCACTGATAGTTTAGCTGATGCAGGGTATCCTGGGGCAGCCTCTCTAGGCAATGCTGTATGTGGAATGGCTGTTGCGTATATCACTTCAAGAGATTTCTTGTTCTGGTTTCGTTCCCATACTGCTAAAGAGATGAAATGGGGTGGAGCAAAGCATCATCCAAAGGATAAAGATGATGGCATGAGAATGCATCCTCGTTCCTCATTCAACGCGTTTCTAGAAGTTGTCAAGAGCCGCAGTCTACCATGGGAGAATGCAGAGATGGATGCAATTCACTCTCTTCAACTAATTTTGAGAGAGTCATTTCAGGATTCTGATGGAAGCAATTCTAAGGCAGTTGTAGCAACCCAAGGAGGGGACTTGGAGTTACAAGGGATTGATGAACTCAGTTCTGTAGCCAGAGAAATGGGTAGGTTGATAGAGACTGCAAGGGCTCCTATATTTGCTGTTGACAGTGAAGGCCGCATAAATGGGTGGAATGCAAAAGTTGCTGAGTTGACTGGACTCTCTGTTGAGGAAGCAATGGGGAAGTCCTTGGTTCATGATCTTGTTCACAAAGAATCGGAAGAAATGGCTGACAAACTTCTATTTCATGCTCTCATAG GTGAGGAAGAGCAGAATGTAGAATTAAAGTTGAGGACATTTGGTACTGAAACCAGCAAGAAGGCTATATTTTTGGTGGTCAATGCTTGTTCTAGCAAGGATTATACAAACAACATAGTTGGTGTGTGCTTTGTTGGTCAGGATGTCACCGGTCAGAAATTTGTGATGGATAAGTTTATCAATATTCAAGGTGATTACAAGGCAATTATACACAATCCGAGTACTCTAATTCCACCTATATTTGCTTCGGATGAGAATACATCTTGCTATGAGTGGAACACCGCTATGCAAAAGCTAACTGGGTGGAGTAGGGAGGACATCATTGGAAAGATGTTGGTTGGGGAGATATTCGGAAATTGTTGTCAGCTCAAGGGATCAGATGCATTGACAAAATTCATGATTGTCTTGCACAATGCACTTGGAGGTCAGGATACTGACAAGTTCCCGTTTTCTTTTTTTGACCGAAGTGGTAAATATGTACAAGCTCTGTTGACTGCCAACAAGAGGGTAAATACGGAGGGCCATATTGTTGGAACCTTTTGTTTCTTGCAAATTGCAAGTCCTGAGTTGCAACAAGCTATCAGAGTCCAGAGGCAAAAGGAAAAGAACTGTGTTTTAAAGATGAAAGAGCTCACTTATATTTGTCAGGAAATAAGAAATCCATTAAGTGGTATACGTTTTGCTAATTCAGTTCTGGAAAGCACAAATTTGACTGAAGACCAGAAGCAGTTTCTTGAGACCAGTGCTGCTTGTGAGAGGCAGTTATTAAAGATTATGAAGGATGTTGAACTTGAAAGAATTGAGGATGG ttCAATGGAGCTTGAGAATTCTGAGTTTCTACTTGGGAGTGTAATAGATGCCGTTGTTAGCCAAGCAATGTTCTTGCTTAGAGAAAGAGGTATGCAGTTGATCCATGATATACCTGAGGAAGTCAAGACACTGGGAGTCTATGGTGATCAATTTAGAATTCAACAAATCTTAGCCGATTTCTTACTGAACATGGTGCGGTATGCACCAACCTCAAAAGGTTGGATAGAAATGCAACTCAGTCCAAACTTGAAGCAAATCTCTGAATCAATGACCACAGTGCACATCGAATTTAG